Proteins encoded by one window of Methanobacterium sp. CWC-01:
- a CDS encoding MFS transporter — translation MAAVLMVVERMGKALRTPPRDVMLSHATSSVGRGWGFGLHEALDQIGAITGPLLVALILYWEGSYQASFAFLLLPALLALATLIISRFLYPHPHELEMEFPHLETKGFQRAYWIYMVAAALIAIGFADFPILAFHFQKTGLLSAAMIPVFYAVAMGVDAVAALTFGRLFDRMGVFSLAVATGISSFFAPLVFLGKFEWALLGMVLWGVGMGAQESVMRAAIPELSPLKSRGVAYGLFNTIFGVSWFVGSFLMGFLYDLNPIYLVFISMASQIMAIPLLITLRK, via the coding sequence TTGGCAGCAGTCCTGATGGTGGTGGAGAGGATGGGTAAAGCCCTCAGAACTCCACCAAGGGATGTGATGCTCTCCCATGCTACTTCCAGTGTGGGTCGTGGATGGGGGTTCGGACTTCATGAGGCTTTGGACCAGATTGGAGCCATCACTGGACCACTCCTGGTGGCGTTAATTTTATACTGGGAGGGAAGCTATCAGGCCAGCTTTGCATTTCTATTACTGCCAGCACTATTAGCACTGGCCACCCTTATAATCAGTCGTTTCCTGTATCCCCATCCCCATGAACTTGAAATGGAATTCCCCCACTTGGAAACTAAAGGGTTCCAAAGGGCATACTGGATTTACATGGTTGCCGCAGCCCTTATAGCCATCGGGTTTGCAGATTTTCCCATTTTAGCTTTCCACTTCCAGAAGACGGGTTTATTATCTGCCGCCATGATTCCCGTCTTCTACGCAGTGGCCATGGGAGTGGATGCTGTGGCAGCTTTAACCTTTGGACGCCTATTTGATCGCATGGGAGTGTTCTCACTGGCCGTGGCTACTGGGATCTCATCTTTTTTTGCTCCTCTGGTATTTCTGGGTAAATTCGAGTGGGCATTGTTGGGAATGGTACTTTGGGGAGTGGGAATGGGTGCCCAGGAATCGGTAATGAGAGCTGCTATCCCTGAATTATCACCATTAAAAAGTAGAGGGGTGGCATATGGTCTTTTTAACACCATATTTGGGGTATCATGGTTTGTTGGAAGTTTTTTAATGGGGTTTCTCTA
- a CDS encoding PadR family transcriptional regulator, whose amino-acid sequence MTVNRKFFLGFIRIHILYHAQTENVYGVQMMGELSKHGYKLSPGTLYPILHSLEREGFLKSQKKNVEGKIRKYYTTTPAGNKILQEALGKLKELTAEVMG is encoded by the coding sequence ATGACCGTAAACCGCAAATTCTTTTTGGGATTCATTAGAATCCATATTTTATACCACGCACAGACTGAAAATGTTTATGGGGTGCAGATGATGGGTGAACTTTCGAAACATGGATACAAATTAAGTCCAGGCACATTATATCCCATCTTACACTCCCTGGAACGTGAAGGCTTCTTAAAAAGTCAAAAAAAGAATGTGGAAGGTAAAATACGGAAATATTATACTACAACTCCTGCAGGAAATAAAATTCTACAAGAAGCTCTGGGAAAGTTAAAGGAACTGACCGCGGAAGTTATGGGATAG
- the xerA gene encoding site-specific tyrosine recombinase/integron integrase — MNSYSHQTWKVNPGSSADIRGESDTYISTGNNILDAHDFPELIEDYLMELEIRNYSPNTIRTYRSIINGFHRFLLDKARENKEIFILKSFKRYIRYLKRDKKVSQNYIYLVTVVIKKFFEFSDIVGLEEVKTPKRSKSLPKSLNEEEVKKLIHAIDESHDDSSQKKAFKLRNKLILTLLYSTGLRVSELVTLETDSVDLDERTIRIRGKGEKDRIVLFDENTLLLMEDYLSKSSMEGDYLFVNRSGNHLTPRYIQMMIKEYAEAAGIRKRVTPHILRHSFATHLLKNGVDIRAIQQLLGHSNLSTTQIYTSVDMQTLKTVYDRAKLL; from the coding sequence ATGAACTCTTACTCCCACCAAACTTGGAAAGTTAACCCGGGAAGTTCAGCGGATATTAGGGGCGAATCTGATACCTATATCTCCACGGGTAACAACATTCTGGATGCCCATGACTTTCCCGAGTTAATCGAAGATTACCTGATGGAACTGGAAATTCGCAACTATTCTCCTAACACCATCCGAACCTACCGTTCCATAATCAACGGTTTTCACCGGTTTCTGCTGGACAAGGCCCGGGAGAATAAAGAAATTTTTATTTTAAAATCCTTCAAACGTTACATTCGTTATCTTAAACGGGATAAGAAAGTTTCCCAGAACTACATATACCTGGTAACTGTGGTTATAAAGAAGTTCTTCGAATTTAGCGATATAGTAGGACTGGAAGAAGTCAAGACCCCCAAAAGATCCAAATCTCTCCCAAAATCTCTGAACGAAGAGGAAGTTAAAAAGCTTATACATGCCATTGATGAGAGTCATGATGATTCATCCCAGAAAAAGGCATTTAAACTTAGAAATAAGCTTATACTGACCCTGTTGTACTCTACAGGCCTTCGTGTTTCGGAGCTGGTAACTCTGGAAACCGACAGTGTAGACCTGGATGAGCGAACCATTCGCATAAGGGGTAAGGGTGAAAAGGATCGTATCGTGCTTTTTGATGAGAATACCCTACTTTTAATGGAAGACTATCTTTCTAAAAGTTCCATGGAAGGAGATTATCTTTTTGTTAATCGATCTGGCAATCATTTAACTCCCCGCTATATTCAGATGATGATCAAAGAATATGCCGAGGCAGCTGGCATCCGCAAGAGAGTAACTCCCCATATTCTTCGCCATTCATTTGCCACCCATCTACTGAAGAATGGGGTGGATATAAGGGCTATTCAGCAACTACTGGGCCATTCAAATCTGAGCACCACTCAGATATATACTAGCGTGGATATGCAGACTCTTAAGACGGTTTACGATCGTGCGAAACTGCTTTAA
- a CDS encoding ATP-binding protein, giving the protein MYVNMKKEDLRDIETTQDVLIPKDPLERVIGHDDIIDFVKIAAKQRRNLLLVGPPGIGKSLIAQAISFHLLDPQEEITVVHNPERPERPFVEIKNKKEMENQKKDLERAEGDIVNPQDVPVMVAERLGFRCANCDSYNNAYQSICPQCGADKYSHINARRKHLGDLLGMFEMSSNPVNVPQERVTTTRMRNGREEVVIYERVDGDKIKILDQKALEKRRALVEEKPKNVILPLKRKIFIQATGATETELLGDVRHDPYGGHPDLGTQPYERVVPGAVHEAHEGVLFIDEIVHIAPLQRYILSAMQDKVFPIVGRNPQSAGSSVKVEDVPCDFIFVAACNIRDIGYILPPLRSRIQGEGYEILMRTTMPDNLENQAKMAQFVAQEIKMDGKIPHATRKSVELLLDEARKRARVIDDKRDSFTLRLRDLGGVVRMAGDMAVMDGSRYIEPKHMSFAIKRAISIEDQIINHYQSFEKAALKDSSSQQLSSSNQNHPNENVDRSYL; this is encoded by the coding sequence GTGTACGTCAACATGAAAAAGGAGGATTTAAGAGATATTGAAACAACCCAGGATGTTTTAATCCCTAAAGATCCCCTAGAGAGGGTCATTGGCCATGATGACATCATAGATTTTGTTAAAATCGCGGCCAAACAACGTCGTAACCTACTGCTGGTGGGTCCTCCGGGTATAGGTAAATCACTTATTGCCCAGGCCATATCCTTCCATCTTCTGGACCCACAGGAAGAAATAACTGTGGTTCATAATCCGGAAAGGCCCGAACGGCCTTTTGTGGAGATTAAAAATAAAAAAGAGATGGAAAACCAGAAAAAGGATCTGGAACGGGCAGAGGGAGATATTGTAAACCCCCAGGACGTTCCGGTGATGGTGGCCGAGAGACTGGGGTTCCGTTGTGCCAACTGCGATAGTTACAACAATGCCTATCAAAGTATCTGCCCCCAGTGCGGTGCCGATAAGTATTCTCACATCAATGCCCGACGAAAACATCTGGGGGACCTTCTGGGCATGTTCGAAATGAGTTCCAATCCGGTCAACGTTCCCCAGGAAAGGGTAACCACCACCCGTATGCGAAACGGGCGAGAAGAGGTGGTGATCTATGAGAGGGTGGATGGGGATAAGATAAAGATTTTAGACCAGAAGGCCCTGGAGAAGAGAAGGGCCCTGGTTGAAGAAAAACCCAAAAACGTCATACTCCCCCTTAAACGGAAGATATTCATACAAGCCACGGGAGCCACTGAAACCGAACTTTTAGGTGATGTTAGGCATGATCCCTATGGAGGACATCCTGATCTCGGGACCCAACCCTATGAAAGGGTTGTTCCTGGTGCAGTGCATGAGGCGCATGAGGGTGTTCTTTTTATTGACGAAATCGTGCACATTGCTCCCCTGCAGCGTTACATTTTGAGTGCCATGCAGGACAAGGTTTTTCCCATAGTTGGTCGCAATCCCCAGAGTGCAGGAAGTTCAGTGAAGGTGGAAGACGTTCCCTGCGACTTTATATTTGTGGCCGCTTGTAACATACGTGATATTGGCTATATATTGCCTCCTTTGCGTTCTCGTATACAGGGAGAAGGTTATGAGATCTTAATGCGCACTACCATGCCTGATAACCTGGAAAATCAGGCTAAAATGGCCCAGTTTGTAGCACAGGAGATTAAAATGGATGGTAAAATTCCTCATGCTACTCGGAAGTCTGTGGAACTACTTTTAGATGAGGCTCGAAAACGTGCCAGGGTTATAGATGATAAACGAGATTCATTCACGTTAAGACTCCGTGATCTGGGCGGTGTGGTGCGTATGGCTGGTGATATGGCGGTTATGGATGGTAGTAGATATATTGAACCTAAACACATGAGTTTTGCCATTAAAAGGGCCATATCCATTGAAGATCAGATAATCAATCATTATCAGTCCTTTGAAAAGGCAGCCCTGAAGGATTCCAGCTCCCAGCAGTTAAGTTCCTCAAATCAAAACCACCCCAACGAGAACGTGGATCGTAGTTATCTATAA
- the dnaG gene encoding DNA primase DnaG, with protein sequence MGKEEISTTKYLIHAQINANGIVEKPDVVGAIFGQTEGLLSNDLDLRELQKTGRIGRIKVNINSKAGRSKGEIVIPSSLDRVETAILAASLETINRVGPCEAYIQVNKVEDVRAVKRRKVVDRAKELYKNMMEEVTPESLKMIEEVKEAMRIHEITEFGNEKLPAGPNVASSDAILVVEGRADVLNLLRYGVKNAVAVEGVSVPKSVAELTKKKTVTAFLDGDRGGDLILKELLQVGELDYVTRAPRGSEVEDLTKEEVMVALRDKIPVEQIYHDMGVKTEKVVEKKTPDKIGLLKGVLADLEGSGNGEILDDALNIIKEVKVENLYQEINNLHNGAYAVVFDGVVSQRLIDVAKDKGLKYIVAVRMSEVVKKPSNIKVITR encoded by the coding sequence ATGGGAAAAGAAGAGATCAGTACAACTAAATATCTTATTCATGCTCAAATAAATGCTAACGGAATTGTTGAAAAACCCGACGTGGTCGGTGCTATTTTTGGACAGACAGAAGGCCTTTTAAGTAATGATCTGGACCTTCGAGAACTGCAGAAAACCGGAAGAATCGGAAGGATTAAGGTAAATATTAATTCTAAGGCGGGAAGATCCAAAGGCGAAATTGTAATACCATCCAGTCTGGATCGGGTGGAAACTGCCATCCTGGCGGCTTCTCTGGAAACTATTAATCGAGTAGGTCCCTGTGAAGCTTATATACAGGTTAATAAGGTGGAAGATGTACGCGCGGTCAAAAGGAGGAAAGTAGTGGACCGGGCCAAAGAACTGTACAAAAATATGATGGAAGAGGTGACCCCTGAAAGCCTCAAAATGATTGAAGAGGTAAAGGAGGCCATGCGCATACATGAAATCACAGAATTCGGAAACGAAAAACTTCCAGCAGGGCCTAATGTAGCTTCATCAGATGCAATACTTGTTGTAGAGGGTCGTGCCGATGTTCTAAATCTTCTCCGTTACGGAGTAAAAAATGCGGTGGCTGTGGAAGGGGTGAGTGTCCCTAAATCCGTGGCGGAACTCACCAAGAAAAAGACGGTCACGGCCTTTTTAGATGGGGATCGTGGCGGTGACTTGATACTTAAAGAACTATTACAGGTAGGTGAACTGGACTACGTTACCAGGGCTCCCCGGGGTTCTGAAGTAGAAGACCTGACCAAAGAGGAGGTCATGGTGGCTCTGCGTGATAAGATTCCTGTGGAACAGATCTATCATGATATGGGAGTAAAAACTGAGAAAGTAGTGGAGAAAAAAACACCAGACAAAATCGGCCTACTCAAAGGGGTCTTGGCGGACCTGGAAGGATCTGGCAATGGTGAGATTTTAGATGATGCTCTTAACATTATCAAAGAGGTAAAAGTAGAGAATCTCTACCAGGAAATCAACAATCTTCACAATGGGGCCTATGCGGTGGTATTTGATGGGGTGGTTAGTCAGAGGCTCATTGACGTGGCCAAAGATAAAGGTCTCAAATACATCGTTGCCGTAAGAATGAGTGAAGTGGTTAAAAAACCAAGTAACATCAAGGTGATTACTAGATAA
- a CDS encoding toprim domain-containing protein: MSKIIEELKIQAEEGIPVLVEGKKDEKALEELGIQGNFIKVSGSGLKLFEIAEIAAESSPHVIILTDFDRKGNELARRLSEDIQRLGSHPNILFRRKLLEMTSRFIKDIESLPRHLDNLAIEEFPTGAHWYYH, encoded by the coding sequence TTGTCCAAAATCATTGAAGAACTTAAGATTCAGGCAGAAGAGGGGATTCCAGTCCTTGTGGAGGGCAAAAAGGATGAAAAGGCCCTAGAGGAACTGGGTATTCAGGGTAATTTTATTAAGGTTTCAGGTTCCGGTCTTAAGCTCTTCGAAATTGCGGAAATCGCTGCTGAATCATCACCACATGTGATTATTCTCACTGACTTTGACCGAAAGGGTAATGAACTTGCCCGGAGGTTATCTGAAGATATTCAGCGACTTGGTTCGCATCCTAATATCCTTTTCAGGAGGAAACTTTTAGAGATGACTAGTCGCTTTATTAAAGACATTGAAAGCCTACCCCGTCATCTGGACAATCTGGCAATTGAAGAATTCCCTACGGGTGCCCACTGGTATTATCATTAG
- a CDS encoding tyrosine-type recombinase/integrase: MDEETLFDLWFESRNLAKNTRETYRRYALQYAKYTQKSLPELREEAVQEKRENVPDEERQYNYYAVRFIKHLRGEDKSRNTVNAAINAVTCFYNFLRVTPPELTRNRGDITLEKNFGRLIEKEEIHRLVDVASPRDRAIIYTMALSGFSQQEVRKLTLRKFLEAVNKELDTDYETIKEILDHEKVVKELLLQLDITREKVHYRYTTFMPPETVARVLTYLRERYYKHKDHMTDLDDTLYVKVTGESLARTTVTSIFNNLGRRAGFKHPPGTFRWWRSHSLRRYFITTVIDEPGEYIIAQYLSGHRISDQDRTYWRSKPEQLRKKYLKALPYLSLDEGRVLTFESEEYRKAINKITKLEENQERNMTNLQPLADVIEQNPEILDQIIDTMTTKK; this comes from the coding sequence ATGGATGAGGAAACATTGTTTGATTTATGGTTTGAGAGCAGAAACCTGGCAAAAAATACACGGGAAACATACCGGAGGTACGCTCTCCAATACGCAAAATATACACAGAAATCACTACCAGAACTACGTGAAGAAGCTGTACAAGAGAAAAGAGAGAATGTCCCGGATGAGGAACGCCAATACAACTATTATGCAGTACGATTTATAAAACACCTCCGAGGGGAGGATAAAAGCCGAAACACAGTGAACGCTGCCATCAACGCAGTAACTTGTTTCTACAATTTCCTCCGGGTAACACCACCCGAATTAACACGGAACAGGGGAGATATTACCTTGGAGAAGAACTTCGGCCGCCTCATCGAGAAGGAGGAGATCCATCGATTGGTGGATGTGGCCAGTCCCAGGGACCGGGCCATCATATACACCATGGCCCTCAGTGGTTTTAGTCAGCAGGAAGTGCGCAAACTAACACTCAGGAAATTCCTGGAAGCAGTGAACAAGGAATTAGACACAGACTACGAGACAATAAAGGAAATATTAGACCACGAAAAAGTGGTTAAAGAACTACTCCTACAATTAGATATTACCCGGGAGAAGGTGCATTACAGGTACACGACGTTCATGCCACCCGAGACCGTAGCCAGGGTCCTAACCTACCTCCGTGAACGGTACTATAAACACAAAGACCACATGACTGACCTAGATGACACCCTCTACGTTAAAGTCACCGGCGAATCCCTGGCCAGGACCACAGTAACCAGCATCTTCAACAACCTGGGACGACGGGCAGGGTTCAAACACCCACCCGGAACATTCAGATGGTGGAGAAGTCACAGCCTCAGACGCTACTTCATCACCACAGTCATCGACGAACCCGGCGAATACATCATAGCCCAATACCTATCCGGCCACCGAATCAGCGACCAAGACCGAACCTACTGGAGAAGCAAACCCGAACAACTCAGGAAAAAATACCTCAAAGCACTCCCCTACCTCAGCCTCGATGAAGGCCGTGTCTTGACTTTTGAATCCGAGGAGTACAGAAAGGCCATTAATAAGATCACGAAACTCGAAGAAAACCAGGAACGCAACATGACCAATCTACAACCATTAGCTGATGTGATTGAACAGAATCCAGAGATTTTAGACCAGATTATCGATACAATGACAACAAAAAAATAA
- a CDS encoding TIGR04255 family protein, with protein sequence MTTEEIKRRKYQHNNISNVIFAVNFPKILDLRKPTAEFQKIIIEKFPIMKEVNLDNVQFNLQPSEEPQTEYEREIAWEFTNKERNRKVFVSSIQIILEYFNNSYRNFEEFAADVETVFEAVINLYPVKVAERIGLRYINQIEIKGENNVFNWSNLINSNLYTLTHEFTSKEDKVLRSMHFLELNENNHSLKFQFGLFNSDYPSPIRRKEFILDYDCSTTQNRDITDIFDILNEFHEIEVKWFEKSIDKGLRERMGVSDES encoded by the coding sequence GTGACAACTGAAGAAATCAAGAGAAGAAAATACCAACATAACAATATATCTAATGTAATTTTCGCAGTTAATTTTCCAAAGATTTTAGATCTTAGAAAGCCCACTGCAGAATTTCAGAAAATAATTATTGAAAAATTCCCCATAATGAAAGAAGTGAATTTAGATAACGTACAATTTAATTTACAGCCAAGTGAAGAACCACAAACTGAATATGAAAGGGAAATAGCTTGGGAATTCACAAATAAAGAGAGAAATAGAAAAGTCTTTGTAAGTTCAATTCAAATTATTCTCGAATATTTTAATAATTCATATCGAAACTTTGAAGAATTCGCAGCTGATGTTGAAACTGTATTCGAGGCAGTTATCAATTTATATCCTGTGAAAGTTGCAGAAAGAATTGGGTTAAGATACATAAACCAAATCGAGATCAAAGGAGAAAATAATGTTTTCAATTGGTCAAATTTAATAAATTCCAATTTATATACACTTACTCATGAATTTACATCAAAAGAAGATAAAGTTTTAAGATCTATGCATTTCTTGGAATTAAATGAAAATAATCATAGTCTCAAATTCCAGTTTGGGCTGTTCAATAGTGATTATCCCAGTCCAATAAGACGTAAGGAATTTATATTAGATTATGATTGTTCAACAACACAAAATAGGGACATTACAGACATATTTGATATTCTTAATGAATTTCATGAAATTGAAGTTAAATGGTTTGAAAAAAGTATTGATAAGGGTTTAAGAGAAAGGATGGGTGTTTCGGATGAATCATAA
- a CDS encoding AbrB/MazE/SpoVT family DNA-binding domain-containing protein, producing MTYETKVGYTGGSNTTVIPSAVANLLNLVKGDKIVWDVDVSDKGATVTITPKKETE from the coding sequence ATGACTTACGAAACAAAAGTAGGATATACTGGGGGATCCAACACAACTGTTATTCCATCGGCTGTTGCAAACCTCCTCAATCTCGTTAAAGGAGATAAAATAGTATGGGATGTAGACGTTAGTGATAAAGGAGCTACTGTTACAATAACCCCTAAAAAAGAAACTGAATAA
- a CDS encoding GcrA family cell cycle regulator yields the protein MVGNYWSREDVETLHRLRRDGLSYKEIGDSIGRTSNAVKNKLVREGLTNTWKW from the coding sequence ATGGTGGGTAATTACTGGAGCCGGGAGGATGTAGAAACCCTCCACAGGCTCAGGCGTGACGGCCTATCCTACAAGGAAATCGGGGATAGTATAGGCCGGACCAGCAACGCGGTGAAGAACAAACTGGTCCGTGAGGGTTTGACTAACACTTGGAAGTGGTGA
- a CDS encoding nicotinamide mononucleotide transporter, whose amino-acid sequence MNILQDIQQNKLFWLASLLGLLGTILNAYQSVYGFMFWMISNPILMYQAYTKGSWNIGIMFFLYFGLAVMGFIQWSG is encoded by the coding sequence GTGAACATCCTACAGGACATACAACAGAATAAACTTTTCTGGCTTGCATCTCTCCTAGGCCTCCTGGGCACCATCCTAAACGCCTACCAATCAGTCTATGGATTCATGTTCTGGATGATTAGCAACCCCATACTCATGTACCAAGCCTATACTAAGGGAAGTTGGAATATTGGGATAATGTTTTTTCTTTATTTTGGATTAGCAGTAATGGGATTCATACAATGGAGTGGGTGA